The following coding sequences are from one Mycosarcoma maydis chromosome 23, whole genome shotgun sequence window:
- a CDS encoding uncharacterized protein (related to Angio-associated migratory cell protein): MSSSQPYQNPDPAVEAHEDQDYGSDLANDDIQEVVAEHDAEGDIPMDGDSDEDDQDDQHQGASADQEEFIDNSIAAFYSHRKSVFSVSLHPSFPNPPLALSGGEDDGGWIWNTQDGSEVARLGGHNDSVTSALFNAAGDLAATGGMDGKVRIWRKRGQDFRTWEFLTNLEGPDEVVWIDWHPKGSVLVAGGADSTVWMWQLPSGNVMKVFSGHSDAVSCGSFTPDGKRLITGSEDGTLIIWDPKTAEVVSKVQTHLDGGLTQLAVSPDAKVVVIGGAAGDVRVINIGALDNGGAASVVASLTGHAKGESIEGIQFVDVGGGNRIGHVITASTEGKAIVWDLSLAKMRCEVVHDAAITGIALHPGTSLFSTSSADHTIKTWDARTGGCVATQQGFTDGVLALAVGKDDGFTQGAETGGIGAYTNAANARGWKLVGAGDEGVALVFRI, from the coding sequence ATGAGCTCGTCACAACCGTACCAGAACCCTGACCCGGCTGTCGAGGCTCACGAAGATCAAGACTACGGATCTGATCttgccaacgacgacatcCAAGAGGTTGTAGCCGAGCACGACGCTGAGGGCGATATCCCCATGGATGGTGAcagcgacgaagatgatcaagacgatcaacaCCAAGGCGCCAGCGCTGACCAGGAGGAGTTCATCGACAACTCGATAGCCGCCTTTTACTCGCATCGCAAATCGGTCTTCTCTGTTTCGCTTCACCCGTCTTTCCCCAATCCTCCATTGGCGCTCAGCGGTGGTGAGGACGATGGTGGATGGATTTGGAACACACAAGATGGCTCTGAAGTGGCACGGCTTGGCGGTCACAACGACAGCGTCACCTCGGCCCTCTTCAATGCTGCCGGTGACCTTGCTGCCACTGGTGGCATGGATGGCAAAGTTCGCATCTGGCGCAAGAGAGGGCAAGACTTTCGAACCTGGGAGTTCCTCACCAATCTCGAAGGCCCCGATGAGGTCGTATGGATCGATTGGCATCCTAAAGGAAGTGTTTTGGTCGCAGGTGGCGCTGACTCGACTGTTTGGATGTGGCAGTTGCCAAGCGGTAACGTCATGAAAGTCTTCTCCGGCCACAGCGATGCTGTTTCGTGCGGCAGCTTCACTCCTGATGGCAAGAGGCTCATTACTGGCTCCGAGGATGGCACTTTGATCATCTGGGATCCAAAAACTGCCGAGGTGGTCTCCAAAGTGCAGACTCACCTCGACGGCGGTCTCACCCAGCTGGCCGTCTCTCCAGACGCCAAGGTGGTCGTGATCGgaggcgctgctggtgatgTTCGTGTCATCAACATCGGTGCGCTCGACAATGGAGGTGCTGCCTCTGTGGTTGCTTCCCTGACCGGACACGCCAAAGGGGAGTCGATCGAAGGTATTCAATTTGTCGACGTCGGTGGTGGCAACCGCATCGGCCACGTCATCACCGCCTCCACAGAAGGCAAAGCCATCGTTTGGGACCTTTCATtggccaagatgcgctGCGAAGTTGTTCATGATGCCGCCATCACTGGTATCGCCTTGCATCCTGGCACCTCTCTCTTTTCAACATCTTCGGCGGACCACACCATCAAGACATGGGACGCCAGGACCGGCGGCTGTGTCGCCACTCAGCAAGGTTTCACCGATGGCGTTTTGGCACTGGCAGTAGGAAAGGACGATGGCTTCACTCAAGGTGCTGAGACTGGCGGAATTGGCGCTTACACCAATGCGGCCAATGCAAGGGGCTGGAAGCTCGTCGGAGCAGGCGACGAGGGCGTGGCTCTCGTTTTCCGTATCTAA
- a CDS encoding serine/threonine protein kinase ATG1 (related to APG1 - essential for autophagocytosis): protein MSKSSTGRDERIGDFVIENEIGKGSFAVVHKGYRLQPREPVAIKIVIRKKLTPKLLDNLEGEIAILKAIHHPNIVELKECLKTEHQIYLVMAFCASGDLAQYIKKRFDIYERAGMAEPDSLTKGFKPTYPHPVDGGLNETIVRSILTQLAAALEFMRARDIVHRDIKPQNLLLQPPDAAFLALGNPREIPQMKVADFGFARHLSVNTLAETLCGSPLYMAPEILRFEKYDAKADLWSVGAVLFEMTVGKPPFRAANHVELLKRIERGEDKIKFPDERSAGSLAREAARRQELGEAPLPPPHPVSEDVKILIRQLLRQRPVSRMSFDDFFASPVISDFKAFIRPRAQPEAVERYEDLQRSERSVIIPSSGIKHVSVSSIEASTQQPGVQPPVSTATSPPALESRSTQEASPKAITGETIAPNKTPREDARPPRTLPRAFSAKYVTGEPPQPEDLEKRVPPTMTRTPSSPGIPEGSLLSGERDEAPQATTEHFGSSKGGEDSFLGKEYVLIEKQSVEVNALADELAASPQSRLGLASRRPSRLSRLSSGPLPSAPGASPPTAPPTILSSKPIRIANNTNTASTGAFALPPGSRPSSFPRRASLSSSGSPSTRQGGQVITNMDAVASTQSNRRDGNASSFPKDEVSVLGQRLAGFGLSGSGVGGGPSSALAKAISMASLRLFGVPSGVSLRDAAALVRTRAQRRGIARATDSLDEAEMTLLSTLEDLGQKAFVLSEFADSKLAHFFPDGPHQLSQELDSSTATSGISPSRNSVQGSARRVGSISSSSSSAVDPVAAEAASAEALMLYVRSLAFLQRAITLTKRHVESRSRPGVPAVTSAELNDVVQWLRARFNEVYDKADFARSRCSELPESAQQVDKLIFDKAVEVARAAATDELENNREGSGWDPSHCLLAYETANSMLSSLLDPGEDAMSLSEGSILMIDGYVKSINKRLWTLQEQFGGGVGAVGAAGASPVGVDAEARPGVSRSRTESP, encoded by the coding sequence ATGTCCAAAAGCTCGACAGGTCGAGATGAACGTATCGGCGACTTTGTCATCGAGAATGAGATCGGTAAAGGATCCTTTGCCGTCGTCCACAAGGGCTACCGCCTTCAGCCCCGCGAGCCTGTGGCCATCAAAATTGTGATCCGCAAGAAGCTCACGCCtaagctgctcgacaatCTCGAAGGCGAGATTGCCATTCTCAAGGCTATCCACCATCCCAACATTGTTGAACTCAAAGAATGTCTCAAGACCGAGCACCAGATCTACCTCGTCATGGCCTTTTGCGCTTCCGGCGATCTCGCGCAATATATCAAGAAGCGCTTTGACATCTACGAACGCGCTGGCATGGCAGAGCCCGACTCGTTGACCAAAGGGTTTAAGCCTACCTATCCGCATCCCGTCGATGGCGGCCTCAACGAGACCATCGTCCGCTCCATCCTGACGCAGCTAGCTGCAGCGCTCGAGTTCATGCGCGCACGCGACATTGTTCATCGCGACATCAAACCACAGAATCTCTTGCTGCAACCTCCGGACGCTGCCTTCCTTGCGCTCGGCAACCCTCGCGAAATTCCTCAGATGAAGGTGGCcgactttggctttgctCGTCATCTGAGTGTCAACACTCTCGCAGAGACCCTTTGCGGCTCTCCGCTCTACATGGCCCCCGAGATCCTCCGCTTCGAAAAGTACGATGCCAAAGCAGATTTATGGTCCGTCGGCGCTGTGCTCTTTGAGATGACGGTGGGAAAACCGCCATTCAGGGCCGCGAACCACGTCGAATTgctcaagcgcatcgagagaggcgaggacaagatcaagtttCCCGACGAAAGGTCTGCAGGCTCCCTCGCCAGAGAAGCCGCGCGCCGACAAGAGCTTGGTGAGGCACcgctgccaccaccgcATCCGGTCTCAGAAGATGTCAAGATTCTCATTCGTCAGCTACTCCGACAACGGCCTGTTAGCCGAATGAGCTTCGATGATTTCTTTGCCAGCCCCGTCATCAGTGATTTCAAGGCTTTCATTCGTCCGCGCGCACAGCCAGAAGCCGTTGAAAGGTACGAAGATCTACAGAGGAGCGAACGAAGTGTCATCATCCCCTCTTCGGGCATCAAGCATGTCTCTGTGTCGTCCATCGAAGCGTCGACTCAGCAACCAGGTGTACAACCACCTGTCAGCACGGCAACATCTCCACCAGCACTAGAATCTCGTAGCACACAGGAAGCAAGCCCAAAAGCCATCACGGGTGAGACAATTGCTCCCAACAAAACACCACGCGAAGACGCCAGGCCACCTAGGACTTTACCGCGAGCCTTCTCGGCGAAGTATGTCACCGGTGAACCACCACAGCCAGAGGACCTCGAAAAGCGAGTCCCGCCAACTATGACGCGAACACCGAGTTCACCTGGGATTCCGGAGGGTTCTTTGCTTTCTGGCGAACGAGATGAAGCACCGCAGGCGACCACAGAACATTTCGGAAGCTCGAAAGGGGGTGAGGATAGCTTCCTCGGTAAAGAATACGTCCTGATCGAGAAACAATCTGTCGAGGTCAATGCCTTGGCAGATGAActggcagcatcgcctcAGAGTAGGCTGGGGCTGGCCTCGCGTAGACCATCGCGCCTGTCGCGCCTCAGTTCCGGTCCACTTCCCAGCGCACCTGGAGCTTCGCCACCCACAGCACCACCCACAATTCTCAGCTCCAAGCCGATTCGTATTGCCAACAATACCAACACAGCTTCAACAGGAGCGTTTGCGCTGCCTCCAGGTTCAAGGCCATCGTCGTTTCCACGTCGCGCTAGCCTCTCGTCTTCAGGCTCACCATCCACCCGCCAAGGTGGCCAAGTGATCACAAACATGGATGCCGTCGCTAGCACGCAAAGCAATCGCCGAGACGGCAACGCGTCCTCGTTCCCGAAGGACGAAGTCAGCGTGCTTGGACAAAGACTAGCAGGCTTTGGTTTGTCCGGAAGTGGCGTTGGCGGTGGCCCCTCCAGCGCTCTCGCCAAAGCGATCAGCATGGCTTCGTTGCGCCTGTTTGGCGTGCCTTCCGGTGTGTCATTGAGGGACGCTGCAGCACTTGTGCGTACGAGGGCACAGAGGCGCGGTATTGCGAGAGCTACCGATTCGTTGgacgaagccgagatgACTCTGCTCAGCACGCTCGAGGATTTGGGCCAAAAGGCATTTGTGCTTTCGGAATTCGCCGACTCGAAGCTGGCTCACTTTTTCCCAGACGGCCCACACCAGCTCTCGCAAGAGCTTGACTCTTCGACGGCGACAAGCGGCATTTCGCCAAGTCGAAACAGTGTGCAGGGTTCAGCACGGCGTGTGGGAtccatctcttcgtcgtcatcatcagcTGTGGATCCCGTAGCTGCGgaagctgcttctgcagaAGCGCTGATGCTGTACGTGCGCAGTCTCGCCTTTTTGCAACGCGCCATCACACTCACAAAGAGGCACGTTGAATCACGCTCGCGGCCCGGGGTACCTGccgtcacgagtgcagAGCTCAACGACGTTGTCCAATGGCTGCGAGCACGTTTCAACGAAGTGTACGACAAGGCGGACTTTGCGCGTTCACGCTGCAGTGAGCTTCCCGAGTCTGCACAGCAAGTGGACAAACTCATTTTTGACAAGGCTGTTGAAGTGGCCAGAGCAGCTGCCACCGACGAGCTAGAGAACAACCGAGAAGGCAGCGGGTGGGATCCGTCGCACTGTCTGTTGGCGTACGAGACGGCAAATTCGATGCTCTCTTCGTTGCTGGATCCAGGCGAGGACGCAATGAGCCTGAGTGAAGGCAGCATCCTGATGATTGACGGGTACGTCAAGAGCATCAATAAGCGTCTCTGGACGTTGCAGGAGCAGTTTGGAGGAGGCGTCGGGGCCGTTGGAGCTGCCGGTGCGAGTCCAGTCGGCGTTGACGCCGAGGCTCGGCCGGGTGTTAGCCGCAGCCGAACCGAGTCTCCCTAG
- a CDS encoding uncharacterized protein (related to acyl-coa thioester hydrolase): protein MSTSSSSLLRAFCRFGGPTGTHRLSRCHQLQRQLTHQASPLQETNAVREIHKLMAEVRGTHPQKLKLSMPTRLAPRRSWMKEMQSQQHTEASAGPASSELPEAMLKPKRMQESYVELYLPFTEDPELLEKYIATSGLIRLGKVLEDLDSLAGGISYQHALGGRPGEVSAPIYIVTASVDRLDLLAPLTADANYRLSGHVIYVGSSSMEVFVSIEQLTEPMRPNKVCLTGRFTMAARNAITLSSQRIAPLILESDAEKALFAMGESHKKRKRTEAASSLEKVPPSKEEAFLLHSQYIRGLHAGMFANEELHGPAIKSESVQFPDGPTLVPVYNTSLSTTMHMHPQQRNVHQKIFGGFLMRSAYELAWMVCASFVNRHVQFLSLDALSFHAPVPIGAMLQLSSQITYTSEPEHHPQGHTLASVTVLAEVVDLETGERKRSNTFHFSFDLGQTDRQVLPQTYKEAMEFIEGKRRVEIGAEMRRLYQVDQQTDQLP, encoded by the exons ATGTCGacttcctcctcgtcgttgctTCGTGCGTTCTGTCGTTTCGGCGGGCCCACTGGAACTCATCGCTTGAGCCGATGCCACCAATTACAGAGGCAGCTTACACATCAGGCATCACCGCTACAAGAAACGAATGCGGTACGCGAGATTCATAAACTTATGGCCGAGGTCAGAGGAACGCATCCGCAAAAGCTCAAACTTAGCATGCCCA ctcgactcgctccaCGCAGGAGCTGGATGAAGGAAATGCAATCACAACAACACACCGAGGCATCAGCCGGTCCCGCGTCATCAGAGCTACCAGAAGCCATGCTCAAGCCAAAACGTATGCAAGAGAGCTATGTCGAACTCTACCTGCCCTTCACCGAGGATCCCGAACTTCTCGAGAAGTACATCGCCACCTCGGGCCTGATCCGTCTTGGCAAAGTGCTCGAAGATCTCGACAGTCTCGCCGGAGGCATCTCGTACCAGCACGCTCTTGGCGGTCGTCCCGGTGAGGTATCAGCCCCCATCTACATTGTCACCGCTTCCGTAGATCGACTGGATCTCCTCGCCCCGCTCACCGCCGACGCCAACTACCGTCTCAGTGGTCACGTTATCTACGTCGGCTCCAGTAGCATGGAGGTCTTTGTCAGCATCGAACAGCTCACCGAGCCCATGCGTCCCAACAAGGTCTGTCTTACCGGTCGCTTCACCATGGCCGCTAGAAACGCAATCACACTGTCAAGTCAGCGCATCGCACCGCTCATCCTCGAGTCCGACGCCGAAAAAGCCCTATTTGCGATGGGCGAGAGTcacaagaagcgcaaacgTACCGAAGCCGCCTCTTcgctcgaaaaggtgcCACCCAGCAAGGAAGAGGCTTTCTTGCTCCACAGCCAATACATCCGTGGCCTTCATGCTGGCATGTTTGCCAACGAAGAGCTGCACGGCCCTGCCATCAAGTCCGAGTCCGTTCAATTTCCCGACGGCCCCACTCTCGTGCCAGTCTACAACACCAGTTTGAGCACCACCATGCACATGCATCCTCAACAGCGCAATGTCCACCAAAAGATCTTTGGTGGCTTCCTTATGCGATCCGCCTACGAGCTCGCCTGGATGGTTTGTG CTTCCTTTGTCAACCGACACGTTCAATTCCTCTCGCTCGATGCACTCTCCTTCCACGCACCCGTGCCCATCGGGGCCATGCTTCAGCTTTCGTCTCAAATCACCTACACATCCGAACCGGAACACCATCCGCAAGGTCACACCCTCGCCAGCGTCACTGTCCTGGCAGAGGTCGTCGATCTGGAAACAGGCGAACGCAAACGTAGCAACACG TTCCACTTCAGCTTCGATCTGGGCCAGACCGACCGCCAAGTGCTACCGCAGACCTACAAGGAAGCAATGGAGTTTATCGAGGGCAAACGTcgcgtcgagatcggcgcCGAGATGCGTCGACTGTACCAAGTAGACCAGCAGACCGATCAGCTACCATGA
- a CDS encoding putative ribonucleotide-diphosphate reductase subunit RNR2 has product MSAVTQHNPETPSKKVTAGLAGIDVNATPSKKAASKLANDDDDFSEPGFLTKGKLADTTKPIKESTPATDAAADSEDQVHGKFVGDVDLPEEEEPLLVETSRRFVLFPIRFHEIWQMYKKAEASFWTAEEIDLSKDLHDWDNKLNDNERHFISHVLAFFAASDGIVNENLVERFSSEVQAAEARCFYGFQIMMENIHSETYSLLIDTYIREPEQREYLFDAVETIPVVKQKADWALRWISDKRATFAERLVAFAAVEGIFFSGSFASIFWLKKRGLMPGLTFSNELISRDEGLHTDFACLLFSHLRRRAHPDTVLKIITEAVEIEKAFLCESIPVALIGMNSKLMCQYIEYVADRLLVSLGNPVHYGSTCPFDFMTNISLEGKTNFFEKKVAEYAKAGVARKDANDSGDGTQKSTHTFSLEEDF; this is encoded by the exons ATGTCGGCCGTCACTCAACACAACCCCGAGACCCCCTCTAAGAAGGTCACTGCTGGCCTCgctggcatcgacgtcaacgCCACTCCTTCCAAGAAGGCGGCTTCCAAGTtggccaacgacgacgacgactttTCCGAACCTGGTTTCCTCACCAAGGGCAAGCTCGCAGACACCACAAAGCCCATCAAAGAGTCCACGCCTGCcactgacgctgctgccgactCGGAAGACCAAGTGCATGGCAAGTTTGTCGGCGACGTGGATCTGCccgaagaggaggagccgctgcttgtcgagaccaGCCGTCGTTTCGTCCTCTTCCCCATCCGCTTCCACGAG ATTTGGCAAATGTACAAGAAGGCCGAGGCTTCCTTCTGGACCGCAGAGGAGATCGACCTTTCCAAGGACCTCCACGACTGGGACAACAAGCTGAACGACAATGAGCGCCACTTTATCTCGCATGTGCTTGCGTTCTTCGCTGCGTCGGATGGTATCGTCAACGAGAACCTCGTTGAGCGTTTCAGTTCGGAAGTTCAGGCCGCCGAGGCTCGTTGCTTCTACGGTTTCCAGATCATGATGGAGAACATCCACTCGGAGACCTACTCGCTGCTCATCGACACTTACATCCGTGAGCCTGAGCAGCGTGAATATCTGTTTGACGCCGTCGAGACCATCCCGGTCGTCAAGCAGAAGGCCGACTGGGCTCTTCGATGGATCAGCGACAAGCGTGCCACTTTCGCCGAGCGTCTGGTCGCGTTTGCCGCCGTCGAGGGCATCTTTTTCTCGGGCTCATtcgcctcgatcttctggctcaagaagcgcggTCTCATGCCCGGTCTCACGTTCTCCAACGAGCTCATCTCGCGTGACGAGGGTCTTCACACGGACTTTGCCTGCCTTCTCTTCAGCCACCTCAGGAGGCGCGCGCACCCAGACACGGTGCTCAAGATCATCACTGAGGCTGTGGAAATTGAGAAGGCGTTCCTGTGCGAATCAATCCCCGTCGCGCTCATCGGTATGAACAGCAAGCTCATGTGCCAATACATTGAGTATGTCGCCGATCGCTTGCTGGTATCGCTCGGAAACCCAGTGCACTACGGCTCCACATGTCCGTTTGACTTTATGACCAACATTTCGTTGGAAGGCAAGACCAACTTCTTTGAGAAAAAGGTAGCAGAGTACGCAAAAGCTGGCGTTGCGCGCAAGGACGCCAACGACTCTGGCGATGGCACCCAGAAGAGCACACACACTTTCTCGTTGGAGGAAGACTTCTAA